A genomic region of Catalinimonas niigatensis contains the following coding sequences:
- a CDS encoding VIT and vWA domain-containing protein yields MLKIQNDTAEIYLESLNVNIEVMGNIATTVTKMTFYNPNDRILEGELNFPLSESQDVIRFAMDVDGKLREGVAVEKNLGRRAFEGVVRQAIDPGLLEKTVGNNYKARVYPIPANGRKTILIGYEEELKNTTAPLYQLIMAYGKVKEFNLKIEVLNQQFEPKVKQNELATFSFKKWKSAFIAETKEKDFNASGILSFEIPTVIEEKVYVHVAEESDFFYITLNPIITKIEKKKPSSLAILWDVSGSSTKRDTSKEFDLIRNYLKILSNIDVHLIRFSNEIHDERDFYISEGNADELIRFLSNSIYDGGTSYTSLRLQELDYDELLLFTDGISTLDRLNDFDQMHVTHVVNSSASNDSGFLRYLTRSTGGSYIDLLGNTIEEATESLTHVEYQFINASYDHRNIEEVYPSAPVTLKQNAPFSITGKIKSAKPTAITLNFGMQGKVIESREVVIRRDAYSSSIDRMWANKKVEELLNHPESNQDEIVKLGKAYNLVTPFTSLIVLDRVEDYVTYGIEPPIELRSEYERLLAQQVKQQASEKEDIIAILLDDYEDRLIWWKENQHDSSVYVPKVEGSNQPQNPENTDNESITDQESDPGNEAVEENINQENPDVEVFLNQLSVDTTIYNRVIEGQVTDERGEPLPGVNILIKGTTVGTIANLEGRYIIRVRENDILVVSYVGYAAQEMPIGANSALDIVLEEDVQHLSEVVVTALDVERVSHSLSYAVTQVQGTTSGIQIERENQGSLVIRGGSTVKVGPNPLYILDGEVSSEDEVNWLHPDEIASTNVIKGENATSIYGSQASNGVIVIMSKDALEEELELPDSIVSMFEPDFVIKEWNPDEPYLDSLKATPENQQYGMYLQFREQYRKAPSFYLSVGNFFILSKREELA; encoded by the coding sequence GTGCTGAAAATACAAAACGATACCGCAGAGATTTATCTTGAATCTTTAAATGTCAACATTGAGGTAATGGGCAATATTGCCACTACTGTTACCAAAATGACATTTTACAATCCAAATGACCGGATTCTGGAAGGAGAGTTAAATTTCCCTTTGTCTGAGAGCCAGGATGTTATTCGGTTTGCCATGGATGTAGATGGAAAATTAAGAGAAGGAGTAGCTGTTGAAAAGAATCTTGGCAGAAGAGCATTTGAAGGAGTAGTTCGACAGGCAATAGATCCGGGATTGCTGGAAAAAACCGTTGGTAATAATTATAAGGCTAGGGTTTATCCAATACCTGCTAATGGAAGAAAAACTATATTGATCGGATACGAGGAAGAATTAAAAAATACTACAGCTCCACTTTATCAGCTGATTATGGCTTATGGGAAAGTCAAAGAATTCAACTTAAAAATTGAAGTTTTGAATCAGCAGTTTGAACCCAAAGTAAAGCAGAATGAGCTTGCAACTTTTAGTTTCAAGAAGTGGAAGAGCGCATTTATAGCTGAAACAAAGGAAAAAGATTTTAATGCCTCCGGCATTCTCAGTTTTGAGATTCCCACTGTTATTGAAGAAAAGGTATATGTCCATGTTGCTGAGGAATCTGATTTCTTTTATATCACTCTAAACCCCATAATTACTAAAATTGAAAAGAAAAAACCTTCCTCTTTGGCAATCCTTTGGGATGTGTCCGGATCTTCTACTAAAAGAGATACTTCTAAGGAGTTTGATCTAATCAGAAACTACCTGAAAATACTCTCAAACATTGATGTACACCTCATCAGATTTAGTAATGAAATTCATGATGAAAGAGATTTTTATATCTCGGAGGGTAATGCTGATGAACTGATCCGTTTTCTGAGCAATTCAATCTATGATGGAGGTACGAGTTATACATCATTACGACTTCAGGAATTAGATTATGATGAGTTACTCCTATTTACCGATGGGATTTCAACGCTTGATAGACTCAATGATTTTGATCAAATGCATGTCACCCATGTGGTCAACTCAAGTGCATCGAATGACAGTGGATTTCTGCGCTATTTAACCAGAAGTACTGGGGGTAGCTATATCGACCTGCTAGGTAATACTATAGAAGAAGCTACTGAATCTTTAACGCATGTAGAATACCAGTTTATAAACGCAAGTTATGACCACAGGAACATTGAAGAGGTATATCCCAGTGCACCGGTCACTTTAAAGCAAAATGCTCCCTTCTCAATCACTGGAAAAATAAAATCCGCTAAACCTACCGCTATTACGCTCAATTTTGGCATGCAAGGAAAAGTAATAGAATCAAGAGAAGTGGTTATCAGAAGAGATGCGTATTCGTCTTCCATTGACCGTATGTGGGCAAATAAAAAGGTTGAAGAACTACTTAACCACCCTGAATCAAATCAGGATGAAATCGTAAAATTGGGAAAAGCTTATAATCTCGTGACTCCCTTTACCTCCTTAATCGTTTTGGACAGAGTGGAGGATTACGTTACCTATGGAATAGAGCCTCCCATAGAGCTAAGAAGTGAATATGAAAGGCTTCTAGCTCAGCAGGTAAAACAGCAAGCATCTGAAAAGGAAGATATAATAGCCATTCTCCTTGATGATTATGAGGATAGACTGATCTGGTGGAAGGAAAACCAACATGATTCCTCAGTGTATGTCCCGAAAGTAGAAGGCTCAAACCAACCCCAGAACCCAGAAAATACAGACAACGAATCAATTACAGATCAGGAGTCGGATCCAGGTAATGAGGCGGTAGAAGAAAATATTAACCAAGAAAATCCTGATGTAGAAGTCTTTTTAAATCAGCTTAGTGTAGATACAACAATTTATAATAGAGTTATTGAAGGTCAAGTTACAGATGAACGAGGTGAGCCTTTACCCGGAGTAAATATATTAATTAAAGGTACAACGGTTGGAACCATTGCAAATTTAGAAGGTAGATATATAATCCGGGTAAGGGAGAATGACATCCTTGTCGTAAGTTATGTTGGTTACGCCGCTCAGGAAATGCCAATTGGAGCAAACTCAGCTCTGGATATTGTTCTGGAGGAAGACGTACAGCATCTGAGCGAAGTAGTAGTAACTGCACTAGATGTTGAAAGAGTCTCCCATTCGTTAAGTTATGCTGTAACTCAAGTCCAAGGAACTACTTCTGGTATTCAAATAGAAAGGGAAAATCAGGGCAGCTTAGTTATTCGGGGTGGTTCCACTGTTAAAGTAGGTCCAAATCCTTTGTATATTCTTGATGGGGAGGTTTCCTCAGAGGATGAAGTGAATTGGCTTCACCCAGATGAAATAGCTTCAACCAATGTGATCAAAGGAGAAAATGCCACCAGCATTTATGGTTCTCAAGCCTCAAATGGAGTCATTGTGATTATGAGCAAGGACGCATTAGAAGAAGAGTTGGAGTTACCCGATTCAATCGTCTCTATGTTTGAGCCTGACTTTGTGATCAAGGAGTGGAATCCTGATGAGCCATATCTTGATTCCCTAAAGGCTACGCCTGAAAACCAACAATATGGAATGTATTTGCAATTCAGGGAACAGTACAGGAAGGCACCCAGTTTTTATCTGTCTGTGGGCAACTTCTTTATTCTATCTAAAAGGGAAGAACTGGCTTGA
- a CDS encoding type IV secretory system conjugative DNA transfer family protein → MSQHTTTLELLLLCFLFLLALMGAEYYLLIQVDRVWIEKLHPLLQRAIQLLLFFGKGIRFVALLNYLGIVVLFLSPDPAQQKRKPLSFWITVAGVGLAVLSIVLLFKVNSYPSSTIYWLFPSSLLGVLLSMPLVLYSVYSRNSKRKEQYEHRKVENADSIHISTQTGWINVTNPFRGTLVIGSSGSGKSESIGNAFIHQFIQKGYCGVLYDFKFPALANEVNRALHLYGKNTNLKYYIINFQNPTLSHRCNPLAPENIPTVAHAEEYARSIVNNLDTSTIKQRDFFSNSAIAWLSSLIWFFRSEHPQHCTLPHVINTALYKDYMQVISMLQTNAQSADMSRSIATAIENKAEKQIAGVIASLQIMVSKINSPEIVWTLTGDDLDMNINDPAHPKLLCLGSDPSLVDTFSPVISLIITVALKQMNQQGKQKSFVLLDEAPTLYIPKFEMIPATARSNKIASVYMAQDYAQMIDMYGREKAEVIIANLSNQFYGKISSVQTAKAVSEMIGKEERLITNHSRGSSRGSKGGRNISYNTSISQQERSIIKPQEIMQLQAGEFVGQTVESTLPYFWTRFKKKQVSNQHPIAPFASIEEKEKILLLNFKQVRKEAEQIIERYPNLYH, encoded by the coding sequence ATGAGCCAGCATACGACAACTTTAGAATTGCTCCTGCTATGCTTTCTTTTTCTGCTGGCATTGATGGGAGCAGAATATTATCTGCTGATTCAGGTAGATAGAGTATGGATAGAAAAACTGCATCCCCTGCTGCAAAGAGCTATTCAATTACTTCTGTTTTTTGGAAAAGGGATTAGGTTTGTTGCCCTGCTCAACTACCTAGGAATAGTAGTACTTTTTCTAAGCCCTGATCCAGCCCAGCAGAAAAGAAAGCCCTTATCTTTCTGGATAACTGTGGCCGGAGTTGGATTAGCGGTATTATCTATCGTGCTGCTCTTTAAAGTCAATAGTTATCCATCATCAACCATTTACTGGCTCTTTCCCTCTTCATTATTGGGGGTGCTGCTCAGTATGCCACTAGTTTTGTATAGTGTCTATTCCAGGAATAGCAAAAGAAAAGAACAGTATGAGCATCGCAAAGTAGAGAATGCGGATAGCATCCATATCTCCACCCAGACAGGCTGGATCAATGTTACTAATCCTTTTAGAGGTACGCTGGTGATTGGTTCATCTGGATCTGGTAAGTCAGAGAGTATCGGAAATGCTTTCATTCATCAGTTCATCCAGAAAGGATACTGTGGTGTGCTTTATGACTTCAAGTTTCCTGCGCTGGCCAATGAAGTCAATAGGGCTCTGCATCTATATGGGAAAAATACTAACTTAAAGTACTACATTATCAACTTTCAGAATCCAACCCTATCCCATCGCTGTAATCCTCTTGCTCCTGAAAATATACCCACTGTGGCGCATGCTGAAGAATATGCCAGGTCTATTGTCAACAACCTAGACACCAGTACCATCAAGCAGAGAGACTTCTTTTCAAATTCTGCCATTGCCTGGCTATCATCACTGATCTGGTTCTTTCGCTCTGAGCATCCTCAACACTGCACCTTGCCTCATGTGATCAATACAGCTTTGTATAAAGACTATATGCAGGTGATCAGCATGCTGCAAACCAATGCTCAAAGTGCAGATATGAGCCGCAGCATTGCCACTGCCATTGAAAACAAAGCAGAAAAACAGATCGCAGGCGTGATAGCATCATTGCAGATCATGGTGAGTAAGATCAACAGCCCTGAAATCGTCTGGACCCTGACAGGAGATGACCTGGATATGAACATCAACGATCCGGCTCATCCCAAGCTTTTATGTCTGGGCTCTGATCCGAGTTTAGTGGATACCTTCAGTCCGGTGATTTCTCTGATCATCACGGTAGCTCTAAAACAGATGAACCAACAGGGAAAGCAAAAGAGCTTTGTGCTATTGGATGAAGCACCCACCCTTTACATCCCAAAGTTTGAAATGATACCCGCCACGGCCAGAAGCAACAAAATAGCTAGCGTCTATATGGCCCAGGATTATGCTCAGATGATTGATATGTATGGCAGAGAAAAAGCGGAAGTTATCATTGCCAACTTATCTAACCAGTTCTACGGGAAGATAAGCTCAGTCCAAACCGCCAAAGCTGTCTCTGAGATGATAGGAAAGGAAGAAAGGCTCATTACCAACCATTCCAGAGGAAGTAGTAGGGGAAGTAAAGGCGGTAGAAACATCTCTTACAACACCAGTATTAGTCAGCAGGAACGCTCTATCATCAAACCGCAGGAGATCATGCAACTGCAAGCCGGGGAGTTTGTAGGTCAGACCGTGGAATCTACCCTTCCTTACTTCTGGACCCGGTTTAAGAAAAAACAGGTGAGTAATCAACATCCAATCGCACCCTTTGCAAGCATTGAAGAGAAGGAAAAAATCTTACTGCTCAATTTCAAGCAGGTCAGAAAAGAAGCTGAGCAGATCATTGAGCGGTACCCAAATCTTTATCACTAA
- a CDS encoding DUF5712 family protein produces MHSKIIHPSRNGRFVFNNKGSSNKTVSYLGHEAKELDKETEFFNEEKTDIKAAQVKEAIDENTKGLRKGQEKFYSLVLSPSEDELQHLGNDPEKLKAYARAVMENYARNFKLAGSKPLSSSDLVWFATIHNERKEKEGEQKGQLKAGNHAHIHILVSAKNKSGEYRLNPKGRKNHFTFKDWQVQNGKTFQQMFGYEKSTISAKLTTGMSEETKLRHEERIRYRINHLNQYFTGSQKIDLDRALTIGKEQEYGKGFFFNLHRLTQNYQQGKPVINPYEVLQTGKDEKLNFPEKSIGSFAKSIQRLGQEAGEEEELLPERKKKRRHIEIEQER; encoded by the coding sequence ATGCACAGTAAGATCATTCATCCTTCCAGAAATGGCCGCTTTGTATTCAACAACAAAGGTTCCAGTAACAAGACCGTTAGCTATCTTGGACACGAAGCCAAAGAGTTGGATAAGGAAACCGAATTCTTTAATGAAGAAAAAACAGACATCAAAGCAGCACAAGTGAAAGAGGCCATTGATGAAAATACCAAAGGATTGCGCAAGGGCCAGGAAAAGTTTTATTCATTGGTACTATCTCCCTCAGAAGACGAACTGCAACATCTGGGTAATGACCCAGAAAAACTAAAGGCCTATGCGCGGGCAGTCATGGAAAACTATGCCCGAAATTTTAAGCTGGCTGGAAGTAAACCATTAAGTTCATCGGACTTAGTGTGGTTTGCTACTATCCACAATGAAAGAAAGGAGAAAGAAGGGGAGCAAAAAGGACAGCTCAAAGCCGGAAATCATGCCCATATACATATTTTGGTGAGTGCCAAAAACAAAAGCGGTGAGTACCGCTTGAACCCCAAAGGGCGTAAAAACCACTTCACTTTCAAGGACTGGCAGGTGCAAAACGGAAAGACTTTTCAGCAGATGTTTGGCTATGAGAAATCTACAATATCTGCAAAACTCACCACCGGAATGTCAGAAGAAACGAAGCTTCGCCATGAGGAACGTATTCGTTACCGAATTAACCACCTTAACCAGTATTTCACCGGAAGCCAGAAGATAGACCTGGACAGAGCTCTTACGATTGGAAAAGAGCAGGAGTATGGCAAAGGATTCTTTTTCAACCTGCATCGGCTTACCCAAAACTACCAGCAAGGTAAGCCTGTAATCAATCCTTATGAGGTATTGCAAACTGGTAAGGATGAGAAACTCAACTTTCCAGAAAAGTCAATAGGCAGCTTTGCCAAAAGTATTCAGAGGCTAGGCCAGGAAGCAGGAGAGGAAGAGGAACTCCTGCCAGAGCGAAAGAAAAAGAGAAGACACATTGAGATTGAACAGGAAAGATGA